From the genome of Glycine max cultivar Williams 82 chromosome 2, Glycine_max_v4.0, whole genome shotgun sequence, one region includes:
- the LOC100806957 gene encoding aspartic proteinase PCS1, producing MASSNSSLSLLLPSLTTLILLQIQTCVSSSQLTQKPLLLPLKTQTQTPSRKLSFHHNVTLTVSLTVGSPPQNVTMVLDTGSELSWLHCKKLPNLNSTFNPLLSSSYTPTPCNSSICTTRTRDLTIPASCDPNNKLCHVIVSYADASSAEGTLAAETFSLAGAAQPGTLFGCMDSAGYTSDINEDSKTTGLMGMNRGSLSLVTQMSLPKFSYCISGEDALGVLLLGDGTDAPSPLQYTPLVTATTSSPYFNRVAYTVQLEGIKVSEKLLQLPKSVFVPDHTGAGQTMVDSGTQFTFLLGSVYSSLKDEFLEQTKGVLTRIEDPNFVFEGAMDLCYHAPASFAAVPAVTLVFSGAEMRVSGERLLYRVSKGSDWVYCFTFGNSDLLGIEAYVIGHHHQQNVWMEFDLLKSRVGFTQTTCDLATQRLGLSP from the coding sequence ATGGCCTCTTCTAactcctctctttctctccttctACCTTCTCTCACAACCCTCATTCTCCTCCAAATTCAAACATGTGTCTCCTCATCACAATTAACACAAAAACCCCTCCTTCTGCCTCtcaaaacacaaacacaaacacctTCACGTAAGCTCTCATTCCACCACAACGTCACACTAACCGTCTCACTAACCGTAGGCTCGCCCCCACAGAACGTTACCATGGTCCTCGACACAGGCAGCGAACTCTCCTGGCTCCACTGCAAAAAACTCCCAAACCTAAACTCAACCTTCAACCCCCTCCTCTCTTCTTCCTACACTCCAACCCCATGCAATTCTTCCATCTGCACCACTCGAACCCGAGACCTCACTATCCCCGCTTCCTGCGACCCCAACAACAAACTCTGTCACGTCATCGTCTCCTACGCCGACGCCTCCTCCGCCGAGGGCACCCTCGCCGCCGAAACCTTCTCCCTTGCCGGTGCCGCGCAACCCGGAACATTATTCGGCTGCATGGACTCCGCCGGGTACACCTCCGACATCAACGAGGATTCCAAAACGACAGGTTTAATGGGCATGAACCGAGGATCCCTCTCGTTGGTAACACAAATGTCGCTTCCGAAATTTTCCTACTGCATCTCTGGGGAGGACGCTCTCGGTGTCCTCCTCCTTGGCGACGGGACGGACGCCCCGTCGCCACTGCAGTACACCCCTTTAGTGACGGCGACAACCTCGTCGCCGTATTTCAACCGTGTCGCGTACACGGTCCAGCTCGAGGGGATTAAGGTTTCGGAGAAACTCCTGCAACTTCCGAAGTCGGTGTTCGTGCCCGACCACACCGGAGCGGGTCAGACAATGGTGGATTCGGGCACCCAGTTCACTTTTCTTCTCGGGTCGGTCTACAGTTCCCTGAAAGATGAGTTTTTGGAGCAGACGAAAGGAGTGCTGACCCGAATCGAGGATCCGAATTTCGTGTTCGAGGGGGCGATGGACTTGTGCTACCACGCGCCGGCGAGTTTTGCGGCGGTGCCGGCGGTGACGCTGGTGTTCTCGGGGGCGGAGATGAGGGTGTCAGGGGAGAGGCTGTTGTATAGGGTGAGTAAAGGGAGTGATTGGGTGTATTGCTTCACTTTTGGGAACTCTGATTTGTTGGGAATTGAAGCGTATGTGATTGGGCATCATCATCAGCAGAACGTGTGGATGGAGTTCGATTTGCTCAAGTCTAGGGTGGGCTTCACTCAAACCACCTGTGACCTTGCCACTCAACGGCTAGGACTCTCTCCTTAG
- the LOC106796723 gene encoding probable E3 ubiquitin-protein ligase RHC2A: MSSHWCHRCNKFVRAWRQEIMPVCPDCDSGFVEEIQPSNRSVHHVETRRRRFPTGTAMYMIGHSSNNSDYNPRSSRRHHCRYVTSHRSPLNPVIMLQSEGTSRDRGSGFDLFFDDGAGSGLRPLPPRMSEFLLGTGFDRVMDQLSQVESNSGMGSNDQHNHAPASKSAVELLPSIEIDETHTATESHCAVCKEPFELSTMAKEMPCKHIYHAECILPWLAIKNSCPVCRHELPCENVARARLERVEEEEEEENNNNVGLTILRLPGGGFAVGRLGRREGEREVNVPLVYTEVDGGFNFNNVVVGEPRRVSWSVSESRGSRRGGAFRRMFNGLFSCLRGGGVGPNRSSNTSRTTVMRSNSFRASSRPNNVGPSPPSSRRTWSMDVNEGTRPW, translated from the coding sequence ATGTCTTCCCATTGGTGTCACCGGTGCAACAAATTTGTGAGAGCATGGAGACAAGAAATAATGCCGGTTTGTCCCGATTGCGACAGCGGATTCGTCGAAGAGATCCAACCTTCGAACCGCTCCGTCCACCACGTGGAAACCCGCCGCCGTAGGTTCCCGACGGGGACGGCAATGTACATGATCGGCCACAGTTCTAATAACTCCGACTACAACCCCCGTTCCTCTCGCCGTCATCATTGCCGGTACGTTACCAGCCACCGGTCACCGCTTAATCCGGTCATCATGCTCCAGAGCGAGGGAACAAGCCGGGACCGTGGCTCCGGCTTCGACCTTTTCTTCGACGACGGAGCCGGTTCCGGTCTCCGACCACTCCCTCCGAGGATGTCGGAGTTTCTCCTCGGAACAGGGTTTGACCGTGTCATGGACCAGCTTTCCCAGGTGGAATCGAACTCCGGCATGGGAAGTAACGACCAGCATAACCACGCGCCGGCGTCGAAGTCCGCCGTGGAGTTGCTCCCGTCGATCGAGATCGACGAGACTCACACGGCGACTGAATCGCACTGTGCGGTTTGCAAGGAGCCCTTCGAGCTTTCCACCATGGCAAAGGAAATGCCATGCAAACACATATACCACGCGGAATGCATCTTACCGTGGCTAGCAATTAAAAACTCGTGCCCCGTGTGCCGGCACGAGTTGCCGTGCGAGAATGTCGCACGTGCGAGATTGGAGCGCgtggaagaggaggaggaggaagagaacAACAACAATGTGGGATTAACGATTTTGAGGTTACCCGGTGGAGGGTTTGCCGTGGGGAGATTAGGAAGAAGAGAGGGTGAGAGAGAGGTTAACGTGCCTCTTGTGTACACGGAAGTGGATGGTGGGTTCAACTTCAACAACGTTGTTGTGGGTGAACCGAGGAGGGTTTCGTGGTCGGTGTCGGAGTCTAGAGGGAGCAGAAGAGGTGGCGCGTTTAGGAGAATGTTTAACGGTTTGTTTAGTTGCTTGAGAGGTGGTGGAGTTGGCCCTAATCGTTCTTCTAACACTTCGAGAACTACGGTGATGAGGAGTAATAGTTTTAGGGCTTCTTCTCGTCCTAATAACGTGGGTCCCTCTCCACCTTCTTCGCGTAGGACTTGGTCAATGGATGTCAACGAGGGAACCAGACCATGGTAA
- the LOC100808027 gene encoding glycerol-3-phosphate acyltransferase 5, producing MESVVCELEGTLVKDKDAFSYFMLVAFEASGLVRFALLLTLLPVIRFLDMVGMNDASLKLMIFVAVAGVPKSEIESVARAVLPKFYMDDLDMDTWRVFSNYDKRVVVTKTPKIMVERFVKEHLRAGEVIGTELSFNRFGFATGFVLGHSNNTISERVANFFDNEAPTLVMDQLNPPNSANQNFNHQLLRPLPVIFHDGRLVKRPTPSTSLLILLWIPVGIVLAIIRIAMGSILPFWAIPHISRLFGGKVIVKGKPPLPPSGGNSGVLYVCTHRTLMDPVVLSSVLRRKIPAVTYSISRLSEILSPIPTVRLTRSRDIDAEKIKLELSKGDLVVCPEGTTCREPFLLRFSGLFAELTDRIVPVAMNYRVGFFHATTARGWKGLDPIFFFMNPRPVYEVTFLNQLPVEATCSSGKSPHDVANYVQRILAATLGFECTNFTRKDKYRVLAGNDGTVSPTYSFFDQMVKVVRTFIR from the exons ATGGAGTCTGTGGTGTGTGAGCTAGAAGGCACGCTTGTGAAGGACAAGGATGCGTTCTCATACTTCATGTTGGTTGCGTTTGAAGCTTCAGGTTTGGTTCGTTTCGCCTTGTTGCTAACACTATTGCCCGTGATTCGGTTCCTTGACATGGTTGGCATGAACGATGCATCTCTCAAGCTAATGATCTTCGTGGCTGTGGCTGGTGTTCCAAAGTCCGAGATTGAATCAGTGGCTAGGGCAGTTTTGCCGAAGTTCTACATGGATGATCTTGACATGGACACATGGAGGGTGTTCAGCAACTACGACAAGAGGGTCGTGGTGACCAAGACGCCAAAGATTATGGTAGAGAGGTTCGTGAAGGAGCATCTACGTGCTGGTGAGGTCATTGGGACCGAACTCTCCTTCAATAGGTTTGGCTTTGCGACGGGTTTCGTCCTTGGTCACTCCAACAATACCATTTCTGAAAGGGTTGCCAACTTTTTCGACAATGAAGCGCCAACTTTGGTTATG GATCAATTAAATCCACCGAATTCGGCAAACCAAAACTTTAACCACCAGCTGCTCCGGCCACTTCCGGTGATCTTCCACGACGGCCGCCTCGTGAAGCGGCCGACGCCATCCACCTCCCTCCTAATCCTCCTATGGATTCCTGTGGGCATTGTACTAGCCATAATCCGCATAGCCATGGGCTCTATTCTACCCTTTTGGGCCATTCCACACATCTCAAGGCTATTCGGCGGCAAGGTCATCGTAAAGGGAAAACCACCCCTCCCTCCCTCCGGCGGCAATTCTGGTGTGCTCTACGTCTGCACCCACCGCACCCTAATGGATCCCGTCGTCCTCTCCTCCGTCCTCCGCCGCAAAATCCCCGCCGTCACGTACTCCATCTCACGCCTTTCAGAGATCCTTTCCCCCATCCCCACCGTGAGGCTCACAAGATCACGCGACATAGACGCCGAAAAAATCAAACTTGAGCTATCCAAAGGTGACCTAGTAGTGTGTCCCGAAGGAACAACATGTCGTGAGCCTTTCCTTTTAAGGTTCAGTGGTCTTTTTGCTGAACTAACCGACCGGATAGTGCCAGTGGCAATGAACTATAGGGTAGGGTTCTTCCATGCAACCACCGCGAGGGGTTGGAAGGGTTTGGACCCCATTTTCTTCTTCATGAACCCTAGACCGGTGTACGAGGTTACTTTCCTTAACCAGTTGCCGGTTGAAGCTACGTGTTCTTCGGGGAAGAGTCCACACGACGTGGCTAACTATGTCCAGAGAATATTGGCGGCTACGCTAGGGTTTGAGTGCACCAACTTTACGAGGAAGGATAAGTATAGGGTGCTTGCGGGGAATGATGGCACTGTGTCTCCTACTTATTCTTTCTTTGATCAGATGGTGAAGGTGGTGAGAACGTTCATACggtga